TTTCCAAAtagcaaaattaaaaatcagtACCTTGGAGTGCAATGGGGTCTGAGGTTGATCAGGCCTCTTAGCCCATTGCATCCTAAATGCTGAaggtgttgtgtgctgaagggttcaGTGGGGGtgttgaggacccaaatgccGAGAGCAGGGAGGTGAGGCAGGCTTTCGGATGTTGAGAACAAAAAAggattttatttccaaaaacatAAACTAAGAGGCAAGGAAGGGACAAGGAATAAATTGTCATTAACAGAAGACTAAAACTCGGAAGCAAAGTAACAAAACATACTGGACGAGCTCGAGAAGAATGACAGACTTAGCGACACAAACAaattgtaagggaaatcggtccaattaattattaaatcaataattgttaattattaaattaataatcaattggctcattaattgaaggagactcaaacttaatgtttaaattaagttgagcttgcctgcgtagcaccacatctctttttgataattttatcaggataacagatgagaacctcgttgaatcagtcattaaaatgaaggttgtgcccttactacaattttgtgagttctttgttcagcttagaggtcactgtaaattgatgaaacacacacacagtaaaaacaggtttaaagttttgtgcacgtttattctctaacctaggtgggaaaatctacttagaacttaaagaagcaaaactaacgaCTGTGATAGGAAATAAAACGAGAACTAAAGTAATGAAATCATCaagggaaaagaaaacaagaaaagagaaacggtcttagccaaggtgatggatttcttaaatcaaaccaacatgggacccacaatcaacctagtttgcaccaatttgtacttgggcgaaggcctgcaaagttgcacttacagatggggttggtctgagaagcaggaccctggatggagactcgccaagcccgtttgaagaagggatgaagaaggttcagttcagaagaggagcagaattcgtccggctggccaactgagcttcacggggtcaacctgctcgctgggaagaggccctttttggttgaggcctcagggtgcctagaaaggcaccatccgtttgagcctgtgcagggaccaaaagcagcgtgtttcgccgcgcctgtcgcaacacgcgatggcttccgtgcgttgccgtgtgctggaggttaagctagctgggctagctctttgtctggcagcagGAACAGAAGGGCCAGGGGCCCAAGAGAGCACAGACAAAAGAGCAGCGAAAAGAGCGGGAGCCAAAAGAGAAAgaagcaagcagggagcgtgtttttaaattgggagggcggcggcctccacaccagggggtccCGActgaccaaagtggaaagttaccagcttggagagggttttggtagagactaatcagattgaatctggatcccatgtttgttgagattctaaggtcagaattcaatcaatgcaacacgtacaattgaatacctcaaatgaaatgttacctagcttacactgttaaaacgtgcatacacatgaaagttttgtggagaatctgccactacaatggaacattttcatgacatttcatggagtcaacatttcacaaatggcaaacataacatttcataattcattgttctgttgcaaaataagaaagtcaagtttctaagaaggcttttactgttctgacttgtgtgtgtgtgcgtgtgcgcgtgtcactcagaacatgtgtggctgtttgtgggggatgttcttgtcttCCCCACCGcccacggtggcatgtccaggacacaggagtggagttcctttggaactgaggttgcaaaaagttacaacaggCCGATAATCATTACAAAATGATCCAACAAAGAGTGCAGGGAAGGAAGGAACTAAATAGGAGCGGACTAATGAGACAATGACAAACACCTGGACATGACACAAagggcagagggtgctgattggaagACAAGAGGACTGGGATGAGTTCAATGACAAGACTAAACTAAGACCAAACCAAAACCGAACCAAACCAAACACAGATGACAAAACAAACCACAAACCAGAACAGTACCCCCTCCCGAGGGTCGGCTGCCAGACATCCCAACAAAAACAAGTCAAAGTCCAAAAAAGGGGCGggaggaagggggcacggaggcgggaacacggcccacccattcGGTCCAGACGAGGGctgttcaggagggcgtccacgaCGCCCGAC
The Festucalex cinctus isolate MCC-2025b chromosome 18, RoL_Fcin_1.0, whole genome shotgun sequence genome window above contains:
- the LOC144005797 gene encoding uncharacterized protein LOC144005797; the protein is MDALLNGPSGLSSSDVVDVLLNGPAGPSSSGVVDALLNGPAGPSSSGIVDALLNDPYGPSSSGVVDALLNGPSGPSSSGVLDVLLNGPTGPSSSGVVDALLNGPAGPSSSGVVDALLNGPAGPSSSGVVDALLNSPRLDRMGGPCSRLRAPFLPPLFWTLTCFCWDVWQPTLGRGYCSGLWFVLSSVFGLVRFWFGLSLVLSLNSSQSSCLPISTLCPLCHVQVFVIVSLVRSYLVPSFPALFVGSFCNDYRPVVTFCNLSSKGTPLLCPGHATVGGGEDKNIPHKQPHMF